A genome region from Chlamydiota bacterium includes the following:
- the msbA gene encoding Lipid A export ATP-binding/permease protein MsbA encodes MIELLKAALLNRKHLRLVIVLCFSMVALSIASSLEIVALGLLANTKSFLGGQASSSKLLAKLSSFLDAHLNFETDFRMFVVFLVCISIFKALTLFVSRYYSQIIGIKVSMDLRERYFKHIQTLSMPFFHKNEMGSLANKAVADAGQIANSVSSLFTNYLLTPFQAVTTICGCFYISWKLSLMIFICFPLLMFPIIFFTKKVKKHSQSLFINQEKFTGILLDFLLGIQTIKVYAKEMFSFKKYKQKNDEVAKFEFKAAKYAQMPRPVLHMITSLFLAGIIIIGHVSNINLAEMMVLVGLLYLFYEPVKRFAEENANIQRGVVAASRMLDILKEKPHIEDHVDAKPIKEFKNAIAFHDVWFKYEDDWVLKGMSFEIKKGQTVAFCGKTGCGKSTLINLLVRLYDPQKGSITIDGQDIKMLTQTSVKDLFAFVLQKSFFFLETVAQNMGFGAEYTLEELQEAARLSESLEFIEKMPAGFDAFLQEGGKNLSGGQQQRLSIARALLKKAPILVFDEATSHLDNISEQKIKSSLKNLKGKLTQIIIAHRLTTIENCDKIIYVEDGKIIQTGTKDELLESCPSFHSMWYAAVQQEKV; translated from the coding sequence ATGATAGAGCTTTTGAAAGCAGCGCTGTTAAATAGAAAACATCTGCGTCTAGTTATTGTTTTATGCTTTTCTATGGTGGCTTTGAGTATCGCTTCTTCTTTAGAAATCGTGGCTCTTGGACTTTTGGCGAATACAAAAAGCTTTTTAGGGGGCCAAGCATCATCATCTAAGCTTTTAGCGAAACTCTCTTCTTTTTTAGACGCGCATTTGAACTTTGAAACCGATTTTCGTATGTTTGTGGTTTTTTTGGTCTGTATCTCTATTTTTAAAGCTCTAACACTATTTGTTTCGCGTTACTATTCGCAAATTATTGGAATCAAGGTCAGCATGGATTTAAGAGAGCGCTATTTTAAACATATCCAAACGCTCTCAATGCCTTTTTTTCATAAGAATGAAATGGGAAGTTTAGCCAATAAAGCGGTTGCAGATGCTGGGCAAATTGCCAATTCTGTTAGCTCTCTTTTTACCAATTATTTACTCACGCCTTTTCAAGCAGTGACTACAATTTGTGGCTGTTTTTATATTTCTTGGAAGCTTTCTTTGATGATTTTTATCTGTTTTCCTCTTTTGATGTTTCCAATCATTTTTTTTACCAAAAAAGTAAAAAAACACTCGCAAAGTTTATTTATTAACCAAGAAAAATTCACAGGGATTTTGCTCGATTTTTTACTCGGTATTCAAACCATCAAAGTGTATGCCAAAGAGATGTTTTCTTTTAAAAAATATAAGCAAAAAAACGATGAAGTGGCAAAATTTGAGTTTAAAGCTGCCAAATATGCCCAGATGCCACGGCCCGTGCTTCATATGATCACAAGTCTGTTTTTAGCAGGTATTATTATCATTGGACACGTTTCCAATATCAATTTAGCAGAGATGATGGTTCTTGTGGGATTGTTGTATCTATTTTATGAACCAGTGAAGCGTTTTGCTGAAGAAAATGCCAATATTCAAAGGGGAGTTGTTGCCGCATCACGTATGCTGGATATTTTGAAAGAAAAACCTCACATCGAAGATCACGTGGATGCAAAGCCTATCAAAGAGTTTAAAAATGCGATTGCTTTTCACGATGTCTGGTTTAAATACGAGGATGATTGGGTATTAAAGGGGATGAGTTTTGAAATTAAAAAAGGGCAAACCGTGGCTTTTTGTGGTAAAACAGGATGTGGAAAATCGACGCTGATTAATCTTCTTGTGCGCTTGTACGATCCTCAAAAAGGCTCCATTACCATCGATGGTCAAGATATAAAAATGCTCACACAAACTTCCGTCAAAGATCTCTTTGCCTTTGTCTTGCAAAAGTCGTTTTTCTTTTTAGAAACCGTGGCTCAAAACATGGGTTTTGGTGCCGAGTATACTCTAGAAGAGCTACAAGAAGCGGCACGTCTCTCAGAGAGCTTAGAATTTATTGAAAAAATGCCTGCGGGTTTTGATGCCTTTTTACAAGAGGGCGGTAAAAACTTAAGTGGAGGTCAGCAACAGCGGCTTTCAATTGCAAGGGCTCTTTTAAAAAAAGCCCCTATTCTTGTTTTTGATGAAGCGACCTCTCATTTGGACAATATTTCCGAGCAGAAGATCAAATCCTCGCTGAAAAATCTAAAAGGAAAACTAACGCAAATTATCATTGCGCATCGATTAACAACGATAGAAAATTGCGACAAAATCATCTACGTAGAAGATGGAAAAATCATTCAAACAGGCACAAAAGATGAGCTTCTAGAATCCTGTCCTTCTTTTCACAGCATGTGGTATGCAGCTGTGCAACAAGAAAAGGTCTAA
- the mtnN gene encoding 5'-methylthioadenosine/S-adenosylhomocysteine nucleosidase has translation MIKIGYTLVPMSELFVFATFREAKKTLEFFNAKPVSDHLYQSDIGNILICGVGLFEPLFRLHQIECSSITNLGCAGGLCNTLKLFDLVEVSKVSLFLPDDLHHEEIKTTLEYTPPLPIQEKGKYLATSTYPIKTSQLKQRAKKYDLVDMEGYSIAYFANKHDIPCKMLKVISDFSDEGSVIKERLEQVSLVLCEFLKKNLSKKNSLR, from the coding sequence TTGATAAAAATTGGCTATACTCTGGTGCCTATGTCTGAGTTATTTGTCTTTGCCACATTTCGAGAAGCAAAAAAAACGCTTGAATTTTTCAATGCTAAGCCTGTAAGTGACCATCTTTACCAATCTGATATTGGAAACATTTTAATTTGTGGAGTGGGGCTCTTTGAACCGCTTTTCCGTTTACACCAAATCGAGTGCTCCTCGATCACAAATTTAGGATGTGCGGGCGGGCTTTGCAATACTTTAAAGCTTTTTGATCTTGTAGAAGTTTCAAAAGTTTCTCTCTTTTTACCCGATGATTTGCACCATGAAGAAATAAAAACCACGCTAGAATACACACCCCCTCTTCCCATTCAAGAAAAAGGAAAATACTTGGCAACTTCCACCTATCCTATTAAAACTTCTCAATTAAAACAGCGCGCTAAAAAGTACGATCTTGTGGATATGGAAGGCTACAGCATCGCCTATTTTGCCAACAAACACGACATTCCTTGCAAAATGCTGAAAGTGATTTCGGATTTTTCTGATGAAGGCTCTGTTATCAAAGAGCGCTTAGAACAAGTCTCGTTAGTCCTTTGTGAATTTCTTAAAAAAAATCTTTCTAAAAAAAATAGTCTGCGATAA
- the mqnD gene encoding 1,4-dihydroxy-6-naphtoate synthase, translated as MSYSIGISPCPNDTFAFYALFTDLMFDVSIQDLQTLNQRAQKKELDIAKISMFQFSQLLDDYILLPVGCALGHGIGPKIIGKTHATSFENKCVAFAGKDTTAHFLFDLFFTCKEKVFCPYFEITQKIQDGTVDYGVIIHETRFTFDNLGLVECYDLGALWEQQFHLPLPLGGIVAKRNLVDLEKITKSLFESLQYAKKHPAKTLDFVLEHSIEKDPKIVKKHIETYVTEDTQQLTPTGILAIQCLLEQTGHFDKNWLYSGAYV; from the coding sequence ATGAGTTATTCTATCGGCATTTCTCCTTGTCCCAATGATACATTTGCCTTTTATGCCCTTTTTACAGATCTTATGTTTGATGTAAGCATTCAAGATTTACAAACACTGAATCAACGCGCGCAAAAAAAAGAACTCGATATTGCAAAAATATCGATGTTTCAGTTTAGTCAACTTTTAGACGATTATATCCTTTTGCCCGTCGGATGTGCTCTAGGTCATGGCATAGGCCCTAAAATCATTGGAAAAACACATGCCACCTCTTTTGAAAACAAATGCGTCGCTTTTGCTGGAAAAGATACAACAGCCCATTTCTTATTTGACCTTTTTTTTACATGCAAAGAAAAGGTGTTTTGTCCTTACTTTGAAATCACACAAAAAATTCAAGATGGTACTGTAGATTATGGTGTCATTATCCACGAAACACGCTTTACGTTTGATAATCTTGGACTTGTTGAATGCTATGATTTGGGCGCACTTTGGGAACAACAGTTTCATCTTCCTTTGCCCCTCGGCGGCATTGTGGCAAAACGCAATCTTGTAGATCTTGAAAAAATCACAAAAAGTCTTTTTGAGTCACTTCAATATGCCAAAAAACATCCTGCAAAGACGTTGGATTTTGTCCTCGAGCACTCCATTGAAAAAGATCCAAAAATTGTCAAAAAGCACATTGAAACCTATGTCACAGAAGATACGCAGCAGCTTACCCCAACAGGCATCCTAGCTATCCAATGCCTCTTAGAGCAGACTGGACATTTTGATAAAAATTGGCTATACTCTGGTGCCTATGTCTGA
- the polC_1 gene encoding DNA polymerase III PolC-type translates to MTYRAVYFDTETTGVKFNKDRVIEMAAYCATTNQSFSTLINPECPIPKEAQAIHHISDEMVKEAPTFEKVVHEFINFCSGDVALIAHNMDAFDKLFLEEEFRRVGVSVPESWLFVDTLKWARRYRPDLPKHSLQFLREVFEIEQNNAHRALDDVIILHKVFSEMIDDLPIHKVYELLNTKRRLQVMPFGKHQGKPLHQVPKDYVNWLKTSGAFDKPTNQELQESLEHLGLL, encoded by the coding sequence ATGACCTATAGAGCTGTTTACTTTGACACTGAAACAACAGGCGTAAAATTTAACAAAGATCGCGTCATTGAGATGGCAGCTTATTGCGCCACTACAAATCAGAGCTTTTCCACCCTCATTAATCCAGAATGTCCGATTCCCAAAGAAGCCCAAGCCATCCATCATATTAGCGATGAGATGGTCAAAGAGGCTCCTACTTTTGAAAAAGTCGTGCATGAGTTTATAAACTTTTGTTCAGGCGATGTGGCCCTTATCGCACACAACATGGATGCATTTGATAAGCTCTTTTTAGAAGAAGAGTTCAGACGTGTTGGTGTTTCTGTTCCTGAAAGTTGGCTCTTTGTCGACACCTTAAAATGGGCGCGTCGCTATCGCCCAGACCTTCCCAAACACAGCTTGCAATTTTTAAGAGAAGTTTTCGAAATCGAACAAAACAATGCCCATAGAGCCTTAGATGACGTCATCATTTTACACAAAGTCTTTTCAGAAATGATTGATGATCTACCCATCCATAAAGTTTATGAACTTCTAAACACCAAAAGACGACTCCAAGTCATGCCTTTTGGCAAACATCAAGGAAAACCCTTGCATCAGGTTCCCAAAGACTATGTCAACTGGCTTAAGACAAGTGGCGCCTTTGATAAACCCACAAATCAAGAATTGCAAGAAAGCTTAGAGCATCTCGGTCTTTTATGA
- the ansB gene encoding L-asparaginase, translating to MKKVWIFLFVLASIYANKQQMQPSYNPELPTVAIILTGGTILQKTDPKTGASVPAANPQDIIDAIPELKKIANLKVIGFSNLDSSQMTPRLWTKLSKVVDETLEDPEIIGAVVVHGTDTMADGAFFLDVTLKTEKNVVFTGAMANASSPFSDGPLNLVHSIIQVTSPNAKHWGVTVNMNHYIQAAYWVVKSQTTNPQAFQSGEKGYLGYVYENQVYRYNDSLYSIKLPKPTTFPYVEIIYDYPGSDGELLKKAVDLGAQAIAVEGMGAGNVNGKMFDAIKYAINKEVIVTISTNVANGCVFSAYGDKGGGASLVKEGVILGGNLEIDKVRLLLMLVMAEYGKDKEKIRHFLNYPFCRSYQKVGSCK from the coding sequence ATGAAAAAAGTTTGGATTTTCTTGTTCGTTTTAGCATCCATTTATGCGAACAAACAACAAATGCAACCAAGTTACAATCCTGAATTACCCACTGTTGCCATTATTCTTACAGGAGGCACCATTTTACAAAAAACCGATCCTAAAACAGGAGCTAGCGTTCCTGCTGCTAATCCACAAGATATCATTGATGCCATTCCTGAATTAAAAAAAATTGCTAATCTTAAAGTCATCGGATTTTCCAATCTTGATTCTTCTCAAATGACACCTAGATTGTGGACAAAATTGAGTAAAGTTGTGGATGAAACATTGGAGGATCCTGAAATTATTGGAGCTGTTGTTGTCCATGGAACCGACACTATGGCAGATGGCGCATTTTTTTTAGATGTCACTCTTAAAACTGAAAAAAATGTGGTCTTTACAGGTGCGATGGCCAACGCTTCTTCTCCCTTTTCTGATGGCCCTTTAAATCTCGTCCATTCCATCATACAAGTCACTTCTCCAAACGCGAAACATTGGGGCGTCACTGTCAATATGAATCACTACATCCAGGCCGCTTACTGGGTTGTCAAATCGCAAACCACCAACCCCCAAGCCTTCCAGTCCGGAGAAAAAGGATATTTGGGTTATGTGTATGAAAATCAAGTTTACCGCTATAACGATTCTCTCTATTCTATTAAACTTCCTAAACCCACAACATTTCCTTATGTGGAAATTATTTACGATTATCCAGGATCGGATGGAGAATTGTTGAAAAAAGCTGTGGATTTGGGTGCCCAGGCGATTGCTGTAGAAGGAATGGGAGCTGGAAACGTGAATGGAAAAATGTTTGATGCAATTAAATACGCCATTAATAAAGAGGTGATTGTCACCATCAGTACCAACGTGGCAAATGGATGCGTTTTTTCGGCTTACGGAGATAAAGGCGGAGGCGCTTCTTTAGTTAAAGAAGGTGTCATTTTAGGTGGCAACTTGGAGATTGATAAAGTAAGACTTCTTTTGATGCTTGTCATGGCTGAATATGGAAAAGATAAGGAAAAGATCAGACACTTCCTCAATTATCCATTTTGTAGATCTTACCAAAAAGTAGGTTCTTGCAAATAA
- the pld gene encoding Phospholipase D: MFYRFLVSFFLLFNVLFSTEVYFSNEHDVIQKLTTLIDQEESKIEMVMYTLTHTRIVRALVDAKKRGVDVIVMIDPFTAKISKPKLEMLKKGNVDIYVFDPKTIDKPTWYHLEPLCHHKFFTFKSLHTVWTGSFNATYGASVANLENVVVLDSKKVFTQFSTYFKKILSKHTRSYP; encoded by the coding sequence ATGTTTTATAGATTTCTTGTTTCTTTCTTTTTGTTGTTTAATGTGCTGTTTTCCACAGAGGTCTATTTTAGTAATGAACACGATGTGATCCAAAAACTCACCACTCTTATTGATCAAGAAGAAAGCAAGATTGAGATGGTGATGTATACACTGACACACACACGCATTGTGCGCGCCCTTGTGGATGCAAAAAAACGCGGTGTAGATGTCATCGTCATGATCGATCCTTTCACAGCAAAAATCTCAAAACCAAAATTGGAGATGCTAAAAAAAGGAAATGTTGACATCTACGTTTTTGATCCTAAAACTATCGATAAACCCACCTGGTATCACCTAGAGCCGCTCTGCCATCATAAGTTTTTTACTTTTAAAAGCTTGCACACTGTTTGGACAGGCTCTTTTAATGCAACCTATGGGGCGAGCGTGGCAAATCTAGAAAATGTGGTCGTATTGGATTCAAAAAAAGTGTTTACACAATTTTCCACATATTTCAAAAAAATTTTATCAAAACATACAAGAAGCTACCCTTGA
- a CDS encoding putative phosphatase, with the protein MKGMIALDIDGTITVHTCKIDPEVVSCFDDLHSQGFTFVFLTGRNFAYAQSILKTFTFPYLLATENGAALFSMPEKKLLETHEMPKKDVVEVAMLFEKQHLDPLLYSGEKRGDFCYFRPQQFPPQEREYLKRLQKLTPSPWVEVQSFSQIDQDTFPLMKGIGTKEQLAPIFQTLQSMPSLHVKLIENPFRRETMCYLLITHAMANKGSALNIAKVHVEKMHDTSVFCIAAGDDFNDLEMLKNAQFAITFENAPQELKNIAHLIAKPASENGIIEALQQASLTLA; encoded by the coding sequence ATGAAAGGAATGATTGCATTAGATATTGATGGGACAATAACGGTGCATACGTGCAAAATCGATCCCGAAGTCGTTTCTTGTTTTGATGATCTGCATTCCCAAGGTTTTACTTTCGTATTTCTAACAGGAAGAAACTTTGCTTATGCGCAATCTATTTTAAAAACATTCACTTTTCCTTACCTTCTTGCGACGGAAAATGGCGCTGCGCTTTTTTCAATGCCAGAAAAAAAATTATTAGAAACACACGAAATGCCTAAAAAAGACGTCGTTGAAGTGGCAATGCTTTTTGAAAAGCAGCACTTAGATCCGCTGCTTTATTCAGGAGAGAAACGAGGAGATTTTTGCTATTTTCGTCCACAGCAATTTCCGCCTCAAGAAAGAGAGTATTTGAAAAGGTTGCAAAAACTCACTCCATCGCCATGGGTTGAAGTCCAGAGCTTTAGTCAGATTGATCAAGACACGTTTCCTTTAATGAAAGGCATTGGCACAAAAGAGCAACTCGCCCCCATTTTTCAGACTTTGCAATCCATGCCATCATTGCATGTTAAACTGATTGAAAATCCTTTTAGAAGAGAGACGATGTGCTATCTTTTGATCACGCATGCAATGGCAAATAAGGGAAGCGCGTTAAATATAGCAAAAGTGCATGTAGAAAAAATGCACGATACATCTGTTTTTTGTATCGCTGCAGGAGATGATTTTAATGATCTAGAAATGCTCAAAAATGCTCAATTTGCCATCACGTTTGAAAATGCTCCACAAGAGCTAAAAAATATAGCACATTTAATTGCAAAACCTGCCAGCGAAAATGGAATCATTGAGGCTTTGCAGCAAGCAAGTCTTACATTAGCGTAG
- the fabI gene encoding Enoyl-[acyl-carrier-protein] reductase [NADH] FabI — protein MHDLKGKKTFIAGVGDDQGYGWAIAKALAEQGVEIILGVWTPILNIFKKNFENGKFDVSRKLQNGKLLTFSKIYALDAAFDTQDDVPEEIKMNKRYQSVDGYTISEVAKKVKKDFGNIDIFIHSLANGPEVKLPLLETSRKGYLAAISASAYSFVSCVQHFGPITNAHGSFLSLTYLASERIVPGYGGGMSSAKAALESDTRMLAFEAGKKFNIRINTISAGPLASRAAKAIGFIEKMCAYYEKNAPLKKPLKAAEVGSAAAFLASDMASAITGVTLYVDNGLHAMAISQDSPTLM, from the coding sequence ATGCATGATTTAAAAGGGAAAAAAACGTTTATCGCAGGTGTTGGAGATGACCAAGGTTATGGCTGGGCAATTGCCAAAGCACTTGCAGAGCAAGGAGTTGAAATCATCCTAGGTGTGTGGACTCCTATTTTAAATATTTTTAAAAAAAATTTTGAGAATGGAAAGTTCGATGTATCAAGAAAATTACAAAATGGGAAGCTTTTGACCTTTTCGAAGATATACGCACTTGATGCAGCCTTCGATACTCAAGACGATGTTCCTGAAGAGATCAAAATGAATAAGCGCTATCAAAGTGTGGATGGATACACGATTTCTGAAGTGGCAAAAAAAGTCAAAAAAGATTTTGGCAATATCGACATCTTCATCCATTCTTTAGCCAATGGGCCAGAAGTTAAACTACCTTTATTAGAAACATCTAGAAAAGGTTATCTTGCAGCCATTTCTGCATCCGCCTATTCTTTCGTCTCATGCGTCCAACATTTTGGACCTATCACAAATGCACACGGATCTTTTTTATCTTTAACCTATCTAGCTTCTGAGCGCATTGTGCCAGGTTATGGCGGCGGAATGAGTTCTGCAAAAGCAGCGCTAGAAAGTGATACACGCATGCTAGCATTTGAAGCGGGCAAAAAATTCAATATTCGTATCAATACAATTAGCGCAGGACCTCTGGCCTCTAGAGCTGCCAAAGCAATTGGATTTATTGAAAAAATGTGCGCGTATTATGAAAAAAATGCGCCTTTAAAAAAACCTCTTAAAGCCGCTGAAGTTGGCTCTGCTGCGGCTTTTTTAGCAAGCGACATGGCTTCTGCAATTACGGGTGTGACGCTCTATGTGGATAATGGTTTGCATGCAATGGCGATTTCCCAGGATTCTCCTACGCTAATGTAA
- the kdsB_1 gene encoding 3-deoxy-manno-octulosonate cytidylyltransferase produces MADIIIQARVGSERLKNKLLLKIKDQTLLDILINRLKRCKKVERLILAIPDTKENDVLEKACKKHGIDCFREDEKNVLKRFYLAAQHFSSEIIVRITSDCPLMDPELVDVMIETFEKSTCDYVTTNQKRCLPRGFDVEVFSFKALEKAFFMTQDPVHLEHVTLFFKTSEEFSTRVVQHPFVNAHFRLTLDTKEDFALLKILLEELDPAFSMLDVFDFLEKNPHIAILNKHIKQKLV; encoded by the coding sequence ATGGCTGATATTATTATTCAAGCAAGAGTGGGCTCAGAGCGTTTGAAAAATAAGCTTTTATTAAAAATCAAAGATCAGACGCTGTTAGACATTTTAATCAACCGATTAAAAAGGTGTAAAAAAGTAGAGCGTCTTATTCTTGCCATCCCTGATACAAAAGAAAATGATGTCTTAGAAAAGGCATGTAAAAAGCATGGCATCGATTGCTTTAGAGAAGATGAAAAGAATGTCTTAAAACGGTTTTATTTGGCTGCCCAGCATTTTAGTAGTGAAATTATTGTACGCATCACATCAGACTGTCCTTTGATGGATCCAGAACTTGTCGATGTGATGATCGAAACTTTTGAAAAAAGCACGTGCGATTATGTCACAACAAATCAAAAACGCTGTTTGCCAAGAGGATTTGATGTAGAGGTTTTTTCATTTAAAGCACTTGAAAAAGCATTTTTTATGACACAAGACCCTGTGCATTTAGAACACGTCACGCTTTTTTTTAAAACATCTGAGGAATTTTCAACAAGAGTGGTTCAACATCCTTTTGTCAATGCACATTTCAGGTTGACGCTTGATACAAAAGAAGATTTTGCGCTCTTAAAAATCCTTTTAGAAGAGTTAGATCCTGCATTTTCTATGCTTGATGTGTTTGATTTTTTAGAAAAAAATCCCCATATTGCTATACTTAATAAACACATCAAACAAAAGCTGGTATAG
- the neuB gene encoding N,N'-diacetyllegionaminic acid synthase — protein sequence MIDFECVFSTREHAKILYNWKQHPSIRLVSKDSSKKTFDAFFAEDFLLKFVTSLYNFSYFVALKGKKIGCVRMHPVDSKILEVSLFLDPEFQNKGWGIKALKKAIEFAKGLGFRTLRVEIKQENTRSKKFFQKLGFKYQKTFQGLEMFHLDLFGQFKRTYIIAEAGSNWMVEGKDHKEIAKQMIFAAKDAGCDAIKFQTFRKDKLYAKGVSNAKYLKKRGINETMETLFEKFEMPLGMVEWLYLETQKVGLDFLSSVFSRPDFIAVDPFVKMHKIASYELCHLELLECVAQTKKTCLLSTGAASMQDILWAKSRLSDNEVILMQCTAHYPTPIEDLNLNTLLQMKSTFKTPVGLSDHSMDLLAPSIAVSLGASVIEKHFTLSRQYAGPDHFFALEPDELKTMCLNIRKAEKMGKNFSKKVENVEKELFYFAKRRLHTTRYVKKGEAFVYKKNFDILRSGDKKAGLEPKYLQLVNGKIAQCDLDEGEGIEQKDVNAAASTFF from the coding sequence GTGATCGATTTTGAGTGCGTCTTTTCAACGAGAGAACATGCAAAAATTCTCTACAATTGGAAGCAACATCCTTCTATAAGACTTGTTTCGAAAGATTCTTCTAAAAAGACATTTGATGCGTTTTTTGCAGAAGATTTTTTGCTCAAATTTGTCACAAGTCTTTATAATTTTTCTTATTTTGTTGCATTAAAGGGAAAAAAAATAGGGTGTGTGCGCATGCATCCTGTGGATTCGAAGATTCTAGAAGTCTCTTTGTTTTTAGACCCTGAATTTCAAAATAAAGGATGGGGGATAAAAGCTTTAAAAAAGGCCATTGAGTTTGCAAAAGGTCTTGGTTTTCGGACTTTAAGAGTAGAAATCAAGCAAGAAAACACAAGATCTAAAAAATTCTTTCAAAAATTGGGATTTAAATACCAAAAGACTTTTCAGGGTTTAGAGATGTTTCATTTGGATCTATTTGGGCAATTTAAACGCACCTACATCATTGCAGAGGCGGGCAGTAATTGGATGGTGGAGGGAAAAGATCATAAAGAAATAGCAAAACAGATGATTTTTGCTGCAAAAGACGCTGGATGTGATGCGATCAAGTTTCAAACTTTTAGAAAAGACAAGCTTTATGCCAAAGGAGTATCCAATGCCAAGTATTTGAAAAAACGAGGCATTAATGAAACGATGGAAACGCTGTTTGAAAAATTTGAAATGCCTTTAGGGATGGTTGAATGGCTCTATTTAGAAACGCAAAAAGTGGGACTTGATTTTTTATCTTCTGTATTTTCTAGACCAGATTTTATTGCTGTCGATCCTTTTGTCAAGATGCATAAAATTGCCTCTTATGAACTGTGTCACCTCGAGCTTTTAGAATGTGTAGCACAAACAAAAAAAACGTGTCTTTTATCCACAGGGGCGGCATCGATGCAAGATATTTTGTGGGCTAAATCTAGGCTCAGCGATAATGAAGTGATTTTGATGCAGTGCACAGCTCACTACCCAACGCCAATAGAAGATTTAAACTTAAATACCCTGCTTCAAATGAAAAGTACATTTAAAACACCCGTGGGTCTTTCTGATCATTCAATGGATCTTTTAGCTCCTTCAATTGCAGTGAGCCTTGGAGCTAGTGTGATAGAAAAACATTTTACCCTGTCTAGGCAATATGCAGGGCCAGATCATTTTTTTGCTCTAGAACCCGATGAACTTAAGACCATGTGTTTAAATATTCGAAAAGCAGAAAAAATGGGTAAAAATTTCTCAAAAAAAGTCGAAAATGTAGAAAAAGAGCTCTTTTACTTTGCAAAAAGGCGCTTGCATACAACAAGATATGTCAAGAAGGGAGAAGCATTTGTCTACAAAAAAAACTTTGATATATTAAGATCTGGTGACAAAAAAGCAGGACTTGAGCCAAAATACCTACAACTTGTAAATGGTAAAATAGCCCAGTGTGATCTCGATGAGGGAGAAGGCATTGAGCAAAAGGATGTGAATGCAGCTGCAAGCACTTTTTTTTGA
- a CDS encoding Phosphorylated carbohydrates phosphatase, with product MQLQALFFDLDGTIANSMPYLYQSYQKVLKPYEISVEKKDFFHLLTLSFEDMLAYFSKKHVNIDPKKIVLDYFDEVHLGYLDAVDVYEGAKEFIEKATKNHKLFLVTNADDQLASSFLKKHGMLEAFDGVITSSEPRFAKPHPYLYHKALQQSKCNSDEVCAIEDSKAGILAAHLANIPLIFIDHHQMDIEKKIKQIFFQNFKNWQEALQWLHLQTKKLR from the coding sequence ATGCAGCTGCAAGCACTTTTTTTTGATTTAGATGGGACCATTGCAAATAGCATGCCCTATCTGTATCAAAGCTATCAAAAGGTCTTAAAACCTTATGAGATTTCAGTAGAAAAAAAAGATTTTTTTCATCTTTTGACGCTGTCATTTGAAGACATGCTTGCATATTTTTCAAAAAAGCATGTTAACATCGATCCAAAAAAGATTGTTTTAGACTATTTTGATGAGGTTCATTTGGGATATCTGGATGCAGTAGATGTTTATGAAGGCGCCAAAGAGTTTATTGAAAAAGCTACCAAAAATCACAAGCTTTTTCTTGTAACGAATGCAGATGATCAATTGGCAAGCAGCTTTTTAAAAAAACATGGAATGTTAGAGGCTTTTGATGGGGTCATTACGTCAAGTGAACCCAGATTTGCGAAACCTCATCCCTATCTTTACCACAAAGCCCTGCAGCAGTCTAAATGTAATTCTGATGAAGTCTGTGCGATTGAAGATTCAAAGGCGGGCATACTAGCTGCGCATTTAGCAAACATTCCGTTGATTTTCATTGATCATCATCAGATGGATATAGAAAAAAAAATAAAACAGATATTTTTTCAAAATTTTAAAAATTGGCAAGAGGCTCTACAATGGCTACACTTACAGACCAAGAAATTAAGATAA